The following are from one region of the Actinoplanes sp. L3-i22 genome:
- a CDS encoding FtsX-like permease family protein, with protein sequence MSLFSLARLVTAGGRGARGRLAGMAGGVAVGVALLLLLLSAYHGLASRTERSTWTALDLGVAARQVGDPAATAPDDDTVLASTTSDYFMGRTITRVDVAAPPTSTVTVPGVGRAPRPGTYYASPALTALIDGHPANELGARYGTRAGVIDDAGLASPDSLVVVTGTAAGVLDPARGGSASGDSQFGVWSVAGFRGSAYPSIAYRTVAIIGAIAILLPILILVGIVTRLGAAERAERFAALRLIGATPRRVADIAAAETGVTSLVGALAGAALAWSLLPVATRIEVGDGRFFRTDLSMAAIPVIAVVTGVVAVSTAVAWVRTNRAGIGPLGASREQSERRPTARAVVPLVAGAALMLGVTLKAVLGSPFDRTDVLLVMGFLLVSLGLVTSGPVLTFWVAHLAARTARSTAGVIAMNRICRHPRATFRAVSGLVAAVFMVSVFSAAVTAVASESARADSPDLLPKSTLLAHLATRPAEKEAAIAQASQVAGTAGVTVAAIGYYHPEEGVVFTASDAARLGLPVPTGAGYVRVVSDYFEGGPPVVSATAAPRTTPAVLLVATDGTAGSIERARTAILGSGLRLALPPTTRTDLAASALETTANRYAGLAGLGVLVATIISAVSLAVSTIAAILDRRRVLGLLRLMGMPASTLRRVIFAEAALPLATVFALCVGLGFLVAWCVVAGLTEGRRTVSWPDQSYFLALVASLLLAAAAVAGTYRAARKNTELSTTRFD encoded by the coding sequence GGCGGCCAGACAAGTCGGCGACCCCGCAGCGACTGCACCAGACGACGACACGGTGCTGGCGTCGACCACCTCGGACTACTTCATGGGACGCACGATCACCCGGGTCGACGTCGCCGCCCCGCCGACCTCGACCGTGACCGTGCCCGGGGTTGGTCGCGCTCCGCGGCCCGGTACGTACTACGCGTCGCCGGCGTTGACCGCCCTCATCGACGGCCATCCGGCCAACGAGCTCGGCGCCCGCTACGGCACGCGGGCAGGAGTCATCGACGACGCGGGACTGGCGAGCCCCGACTCACTGGTCGTTGTCACGGGAACCGCGGCCGGCGTCCTGGACCCGGCGCGAGGCGGCAGCGCGTCGGGCGATTCCCAATTCGGCGTCTGGTCCGTCGCCGGGTTCCGTGGCTCCGCATATCCGAGCATCGCCTATCGAACGGTCGCGATCATCGGAGCGATCGCCATCCTGCTGCCGATCCTGATCTTGGTCGGAATCGTTACCCGCCTCGGAGCGGCCGAACGTGCCGAGCGTTTCGCCGCGCTGCGCCTGATCGGCGCCACCCCCCGCCGGGTCGCCGACATCGCCGCCGCCGAGACCGGGGTGACCAGTCTCGTCGGAGCCCTTGCGGGCGCCGCCCTGGCTTGGTCGCTCCTTCCGGTGGCCACCAGGATCGAGGTGGGTGACGGCCGATTCTTCCGTACGGACCTGAGCATGGCAGCCATCCCCGTGATAGCCGTCGTCACGGGCGTTGTCGCCGTCTCCACCGCTGTCGCGTGGGTGCGCACCAATCGCGCCGGGATCGGGCCGCTGGGCGCGAGCCGGGAACAGTCCGAACGCCGTCCCACCGCCCGCGCTGTCGTACCGCTGGTCGCCGGCGCGGCGCTGATGCTGGGCGTCACGCTCAAGGCAGTGCTCGGCTCACCGTTCGACCGCACGGATGTTCTCCTCGTCATGGGCTTCTTGTTGGTCTCGCTCGGACTGGTGACCTCCGGACCAGTGCTGACATTCTGGGTGGCGCACCTGGCGGCCCGCACGGCCCGGAGTACGGCCGGAGTCATCGCGATGAACCGGATCTGCCGGCATCCACGGGCTACGTTCCGTGCGGTCAGCGGCCTGGTCGCAGCGGTCTTCATGGTTTCGGTGTTCTCCGCGGCCGTCACCGCCGTCGCCAGCGAATCCGCCCGCGCTGATAGCCCCGACCTGTTGCCCAAGTCCACACTGCTCGCCCACCTCGCCACCCGGCCGGCCGAGAAGGAAGCGGCGATCGCGCAAGCCTCCCAAGTCGCCGGCACCGCCGGAGTCACGGTCGCAGCGATCGGCTACTACCACCCGGAGGAAGGAGTCGTCTTCACCGCGTCCGACGCCGCACGGCTCGGGCTGCCAGTGCCCACCGGAGCCGGCTATGTGCGAGTCGTCAGTGATTACTTCGAAGGCGGACCCCCGGTCGTCTCGGCGACGGCGGCTCCCCGCACCACCCCGGCAGTTCTCCTGGTCGCCACCGATGGCACGGCGGGCTCGATCGAACGCGCCCGTACCGCGATTCTCGGCAGCGGACTGCGCCTGGCATTGCCACCGACGACCCGTACCGACCTGGCGGCCTCCGCGCTGGAGACGACGGCGAACCGCTACGCCGGCCTGGCGGGACTGGGCGTGCTGGTCGCCACCATCATCTCCGCAGTCTCGCTGGCGGTATCGACCATCGCCGCCATCCTCGACCGCAGGCGGGTGCTCGGGCTGCTCCGACTGATGGGCATGCCCGCGTCAACCCTGCGGCGTGTCATCTTCGCCGAGGCCGCGCTTCCGCTCGCCACGGTCTTCGCGCTCTGCGTGGGGCTCGGGTTCTTGGTTGCCTGGTGCGTGGTCGCGGGACTCACCGAGGGACGCCGTACCGTTTCCTGGCCTGACCAGTCGTATTTCCTCGCCTTGGTCGCGAGTCTCCTACTCGCCGCCGCCGCGGTCGCGGGTACCTACCGTGCGGCGCGCAAGAACACTGAACTGTCAACGACCCGCTTCGATTGA
- a CDS encoding lactococcin 972 family bacteriocin encodes MLINRTSLKAGAKKTAAIASLAGFILVGSASSAQAASGGGALPTSSGGVSPAACSQVSGGTWCRGSEASGVLKHCYSNYSHPTNYHSSTTVMGSATDKGYANAGYFSYSGATGGWAYTCYAYYNSNA; translated from the coding sequence TTGCTGATCAACCGCACGTCGCTCAAAGCCGGAGCCAAGAAGACCGCGGCCATTGCTTCACTGGCCGGTTTTATCCTGGTGGGATCCGCCTCCAGTGCGCAAGCCGCCTCTGGCGGCGGCGCGTTGCCGACTTCGTCCGGCGGTGTCTCGCCCGCCGCCTGTTCGCAGGTTTCGGGCGGCACATGGTGTCGTGGCTCGGAGGCCAGCGGTGTTCTGAAGCACTGCTACTCCAACTACTCGCACCCCACCAACTACCACAGCTCGACCACGGTCATGGGCTCGGCCACGGATAAGGGCTACGCCAATGCGGGGTACTTCTCGTACTCCGGCGCAACCGGTGGATGGGCCTACACCTGCTACGCCTACTACAACTCCAACGCCTGA
- a CDS encoding ATP-binding cassette domain-containing protein gives MDYSVELLGIHKDYGHRRILNDFTLQVKTGEMLALMGPSGAGKSTILNMVGLLDSPDVGEVRVMGGKAPRPRSRAANRMRRLHLGYLFQNFALIDNESVQYNLEIAFVDSTHRKSKGRSIAAALDHVGLPGSENRKVSSLSGGEQQRVAVARLLLKPCDIVLADEPTGSLDSENSDIVIGLLRGLNEAGKTVILATHDDDVARRCTNTVILARE, from the coding sequence ATGGACTACAGTGTCGAACTCCTGGGAATCCATAAGGACTACGGCCACCGACGCATCCTGAACGACTTTACCCTTCAGGTGAAGACCGGGGAAATGCTGGCATTGATGGGCCCGAGTGGGGCAGGAAAATCGACGATCCTGAACATGGTCGGGCTGCTGGACTCCCCGGACGTCGGCGAGGTCCGCGTGATGGGAGGCAAGGCGCCTCGGCCGCGCAGCCGTGCCGCGAACCGAATGCGGCGCCTGCACCTGGGATATCTATTCCAAAACTTCGCCCTCATCGATAACGAGTCGGTCCAGTACAACCTTGAAATCGCATTCGTTGATTCAACCCACCGTAAATCGAAGGGGCGAAGCATCGCGGCGGCGCTCGACCACGTCGGGTTGCCGGGATCGGAGAATCGGAAGGTCTCCTCCCTTTCTGGCGGCGAACAGCAGCGAGTCGCTGTAGCGCGGCTCCTGCTGAAGCCATGCGATATAGTCCTGGCTGACGAACCGACGGGCTCGCTTGACAGCGAAAATAGTGACATCGTCATCGGCCTGCTACGTGGGCTCAACGAAGCGGGCAAGACCGTCATCCTCGCGACGCACGACGACGATGTCGCCAGAAGATGCACCAACACGGTGATTCTCGCAAGAGAATAG
- a CDS encoding AAA family ATPase, translating into MDAGPRQQAYLLALLLARVGRQVSTSELTDLIWDDEAPSSALNVIQKYVGALRRLLEPAVPARSPGSYLHRRGNAYLFTAAPGTLDLVIFRELVEAAKDALAQQRRELALDRYVESLGVWRGHAGDGFTHRSTALPIFAGIDDEFYAACAEAAELAVSLHSPARVLAALRMAASMAPLHEPVQAGLIRVLGAAGRQAEALSLFREVRARLADELGIDPGPDLQDAHVRVLSQLPASPPVVRTDEGGDGAASRTADGLVGRAEELALLRQSVELAFAGSPTRRIVQGEPGVGKTRLVREIAAEAGRRGALVVWGSCLEGDGTPSMWPWEQTLRPILDSLPAPQREKWLGSEVAGLLETRDGDYAAEPSFLDSGAQFRLFEQVVAVVGQASALRPMVLIVDDLQWADAASLQLFGHLAGRLPAGTVIIGVLRDRAPTPGSSLSRVLAEVSRQADHRRIRLGPLGLTEVSELIRRETGHDPGAEVARDIHVRTAGNPFFVQELSRLLSDGGAATRTGVPATVRDVVRDRMAGLDDRAHSLLRVAALIGRDVDLDLLARASGVDIEDCLERLEPLQALGLLETRPGDPFSWRFAHDLVRESVTETTTQQHAVQLHLRVADALEHIHPDDESVAERLAYHLRCAGPLADPGRTAKALARAGRRAATKLAFAAAYRNLESAIRIARTAGLLELELSVLSLLNLLAVEPPGMGGSTFDLLERGAYLAGQLGRETAAAEFLFFRMTGAYVNTDKDRGRWARRLYEQGQASEDPIIQAYGQQAWGLRSWDIGDISAAYECFSWLSNTTVDGVASLLANSADPDPGPAQQSLYHLAGQLGGAPIRRRHDLGRWRIPDEWFGYLAVITALHGDAETGRSLLGTVYQAEGDTFEMSGWTRYQTMAASMAGDAAWAMHATERWAAADADLPGVAQEAYIRLDWHWARALTGDDPAGNAAKAEHLLAATLRDPPRWGLAYWYGLVAEMWLAADVPDRAATALDQADQAIQAHGQRYAEGLLLLLRARLLHARGEPLGVVRAAADEARLRSGERGAHLFARRAERFLADLETLPEQQP; encoded by the coding sequence GTGGATGCCGGTCCCCGGCAACAGGCTTATCTGCTGGCCTTGCTACTGGCTCGGGTGGGCAGGCAGGTCAGCACCAGCGAGCTGACCGACCTGATCTGGGACGACGAGGCCCCCAGCAGTGCACTCAACGTCATCCAGAAGTACGTCGGCGCGCTGCGCAGGCTGCTCGAACCCGCGGTTCCCGCCCGTTCACCGGGTTCCTACCTGCACCGCCGCGGAAACGCCTACCTGTTCACCGCGGCCCCCGGCACCCTGGATCTGGTCATCTTCCGAGAACTCGTCGAGGCGGCCAAGGACGCCCTCGCCCAACAGCGCCGGGAACTCGCGCTCGATCGCTATGTCGAATCGCTCGGCGTCTGGCGGGGCCATGCGGGCGACGGGTTCACGCACCGGTCGACCGCACTGCCGATCTTCGCCGGCATCGACGACGAGTTCTACGCCGCGTGCGCTGAAGCGGCCGAACTGGCCGTGTCGCTGCACAGCCCGGCACGGGTGCTGGCGGCGTTGCGGATGGCCGCGTCGATGGCGCCGTTGCACGAACCCGTCCAGGCCGGCCTCATCCGCGTCCTCGGGGCAGCGGGACGTCAGGCGGAGGCACTGTCGTTGTTCCGCGAGGTCCGTGCCCGCCTTGCCGACGAGCTCGGCATCGATCCCGGCCCGGACCTGCAAGACGCACACGTGCGAGTGCTGTCGCAGCTCCCGGCGTCGCCACCCGTGGTGCGCACGGACGAGGGGGGTGACGGCGCGGCGAGTCGTACAGCAGACGGGCTGGTCGGCCGGGCCGAGGAACTCGCCCTGTTGCGGCAATCCGTCGAGTTGGCATTTGCCGGCAGCCCCACGCGCCGCATCGTCCAAGGCGAGCCGGGCGTGGGCAAGACCCGCCTGGTACGAGAGATCGCCGCCGAAGCCGGCCGGCGTGGCGCGCTGGTCGTGTGGGGTTCGTGTCTGGAGGGCGACGGAACACCGTCGATGTGGCCCTGGGAACAGACGCTCCGCCCGATTCTCGACAGTCTGCCCGCGCCGCAGCGGGAGAAGTGGCTCGGCAGTGAGGTCGCCGGCCTCCTCGAAACGCGAGACGGCGATTATGCGGCCGAGCCGTCGTTTCTTGACAGCGGTGCGCAGTTCCGACTGTTCGAGCAGGTCGTCGCCGTCGTCGGGCAGGCCTCGGCGCTACGGCCCATGGTGCTGATCGTCGATGACCTGCAGTGGGCCGACGCTGCCTCGCTCCAGCTGTTCGGCCACCTGGCGGGCCGCTTACCCGCCGGCACGGTGATCATCGGTGTGCTGCGCGATCGCGCACCCACCCCCGGCTCCAGCCTGTCGCGGGTGCTCGCCGAGGTCAGCCGGCAGGCCGACCACCGCAGGATCCGGCTCGGTCCACTCGGCCTGACCGAGGTGAGCGAGCTCATCCGCCGCGAAACCGGCCACGATCCCGGTGCCGAGGTCGCCCGCGACATCCATGTCCGCACGGCCGGCAATCCGTTCTTCGTCCAGGAGCTGTCCCGGCTGCTCAGCGACGGCGGCGCGGCAACCCGGACCGGAGTGCCGGCCACCGTGCGAGACGTCGTCCGCGATCGGATGGCCGGTCTCGACGACCGCGCTCACAGCCTGCTGCGCGTCGCCGCGCTCATCGGCCGCGATGTGGACCTCGACCTGCTCGCCCGCGCGAGCGGCGTCGACATCGAGGATTGCCTCGAACGCCTCGAACCCCTGCAGGCACTCGGTCTCCTGGAGACCAGGCCGGGAGATCCGTTCTCGTGGCGCTTCGCGCATGACCTGGTTCGCGAGTCGGTCACCGAGACCACCACGCAGCAGCATGCCGTCCAGCTACATCTGCGCGTGGCCGACGCCCTCGAACACATTCATCCGGACGACGAGTCCGTCGCCGAACGTCTCGCCTACCACCTGCGGTGCGCCGGCCCGCTGGCCGACCCGGGTCGCACCGCGAAGGCACTGGCGCGCGCCGGGCGCCGCGCGGCGACCAAGCTCGCGTTCGCAGCCGCCTACCGCAACCTGGAGTCGGCAATCCGGATCGCCCGCACGGCGGGGCTGCTGGAGTTGGAGCTGTCCGTCCTGTCGCTGCTCAACCTGCTCGCCGTCGAGCCCCCGGGAATGGGCGGCTCGACATTCGACCTGTTGGAACGGGGCGCCTATCTCGCCGGCCAGCTCGGCCGCGAGACGGCCGCCGCCGAGTTCCTCTTCTTTCGCATGACCGGGGCCTATGTCAACACCGACAAAGACCGTGGGAGGTGGGCTCGCCGGCTCTACGAACAAGGCCAGGCGTCCGAGGACCCGATCATCCAGGCGTACGGCCAGCAGGCCTGGGGGCTGCGTAGCTGGGACATCGGCGACATCAGCGCGGCGTATGAGTGTTTCAGCTGGCTGAGCAATACCACCGTGGACGGCGTCGCCTCGCTGCTGGCGAACTCGGCCGACCCGGACCCGGGGCCGGCTCAGCAGAGCCTGTACCACCTCGCCGGCCAGCTCGGGGGTGCCCCGATTCGACGCCGCCACGACCTCGGGCGTTGGCGGATCCCGGACGAGTGGTTCGGCTACCTGGCCGTGATCACCGCGCTGCACGGCGACGCCGAGACGGGGCGGTCCCTGCTCGGCACGGTGTACCAGGCCGAGGGGGACACTTTCGAGATGTCGGGCTGGACCCGCTACCAGACGATGGCGGCCTCGATGGCCGGTGACGCGGCCTGGGCGATGCATGCGACCGAGCGGTGGGCCGCGGCCGACGCCGACCTTCCCGGCGTCGCGCAGGAGGCCTACATCCGGCTGGACTGGCACTGGGCCCGCGCCCTCACCGGCGACGACCCGGCCGGCAACGCCGCCAAGGCCGAACATCTGCTGGCCGCGACCCTGCGCGACCCGCCACGATGGGGCCTGGCCTACTGGTACGGACTGGTCGCCGAGATGTGGCTGGCGGCCGACGTACCCGACCGCGCCGCGACCGCCCTCGACCAGGCCGACCAGGCCATACAGGCCCACGGCCAGCGCTATGCCGAAGGATTGCTGCTGTTGCTGCGCGCGCGTCTGCTGCACGCCCGCGGCGAACCCCTCGGCGTCGTACGAGCCGCCGCCGACGAAGCCCGCCTCCGGTCTGGCGAGCGGGGTGCCCACCTCTTCGCCCGCCGCGCCGAGAGATTCCTGGCCGACCTCGAGACGCTCCCTGAACAGCAGCCCTAG
- a CDS encoding MFS transporter, translating into MDHLVAARRRLLVPSAALLWGLQFALFNPVLAVLLAGVFGASAAQVGGALAVYNASGFVASLILPAYADKNHDYVRPMLACAVLTLALAALLALITSLPAAVCALVVLGGPAGVGNSLLFAHLKHSGADAAEVVRTRAVVSFAWVAGPPLAAFVLTGSGPKAVLVLLAAVAVLTITATAGLLRAGPVSTPIRDGAGGGRAPMPRGRVATILVVFVALQATNSAVVSVMALFVAERMRLDVAWAGLALGAAAALEIPALLAIGRLSRRFSATALIAAGCLAGIAYYLAMPYAKGPVVLIGLQVLNAWFFAAVAGVGLTLFQEIIPRPGLASGLYVNTRRVGAIVAGPIIAVGSATRFGYGAVFLVCAAVTVFALVTLGMAGLPRSRAG; encoded by the coding sequence ATGGATCATCTCGTGGCGGCTCGCCGGCGGCTGCTCGTCCCGTCCGCCGCGCTGCTCTGGGGTCTGCAGTTCGCCCTGTTCAACCCGGTCCTGGCGGTGCTGCTCGCCGGTGTTTTCGGCGCGTCCGCGGCCCAGGTCGGGGGCGCGCTCGCGGTCTACAACGCCAGTGGTTTCGTCGCGTCCCTGATCCTGCCCGCTTACGCGGACAAAAACCACGATTACGTACGGCCGATGCTGGCCTGTGCGGTGCTCACGCTCGCCCTGGCCGCGCTGCTGGCGCTGATCACGTCGCTGCCGGCCGCGGTGTGCGCCCTGGTCGTGCTCGGCGGCCCGGCCGGGGTCGGCAACTCGCTGCTGTTCGCCCACCTCAAGCACAGTGGCGCCGATGCGGCCGAGGTGGTCCGTACCCGGGCGGTCGTCTCGTTCGCCTGGGTCGCCGGGCCGCCGCTGGCCGCGTTCGTCCTCACCGGATCCGGGCCCAAGGCGGTGCTGGTGCTGCTGGCCGCGGTCGCCGTGCTCACCATCACCGCGACGGCCGGGCTGCTGCGTGCGGGTCCGGTATCGACCCCGATCCGCGACGGTGCGGGCGGTGGCCGCGCGCCGATGCCCCGGGGCCGGGTCGCCACGATCCTGGTCGTCTTCGTCGCGCTGCAGGCCACCAACAGCGCCGTCGTGTCGGTCATGGCGTTGTTCGTCGCCGAGCGGATGCGCCTCGACGTCGCGTGGGCCGGCCTTGCGCTGGGGGCGGCCGCGGCGCTGGAGATCCCGGCGCTGCTGGCCATCGGGCGGTTGAGCCGCCGCTTCTCGGCGACCGCTCTGATCGCGGCCGGTTGCCTGGCCGGCATCGCCTATTACCTGGCCATGCCGTACGCGAAAGGTCCGGTGGTGTTGATCGGTTTGCAAGTGCTCAATGCGTGGTTCTTCGCGGCGGTCGCGGGCGTCGGGCTGACCCTGTTCCAGGAGATCATTCCGCGTCCGGGGCTGGCTTCCGGGCTGTACGTGAACACCCGCCGCGTCGGCGCGATCGTGGCCGGGCCGATCATCGCGGTCGGCTCGGCGACCCGGTTCGGCTACGGCGCGGTGTTTCTGGTCTGCGCGGCCGTCACCGTGTTCGCGCTGGTCACGCTCGGGATGGCCGGGTTGCCTCGCTCGCGAGCCGGGTGA
- a CDS encoding phosphatidylinositol mannoside acyltransferase — translation MNVKDRFIAGGYAAAWSLIRAMPEKTAYRLFDRIADRVWKRRGPQVLQLEANLLRVLGKDTTPESLAATSRKGMRSAMRYYCEAFRLNGWDRRRLVDSVDIADEDRARLAEAVRPERGAVLALGHTGNYDHAGAWLVATFSIGFTTVAENLKPEAVAERFWAYRRKLGMEVLPHDGGPAVFGTLARRLREGGTVCLVADRDLGASGVPVDFFGETTRIAAGPAALAVQTGCRVYPASLWYPGPGRLGIRIHPEIPVPPDGTRREKIARMTQTLADAYAEGIAAHPEDWHMLQKYFLADLDPGKPPAPDGRPSPRGHDQDSPV, via the coding sequence GTGAACGTCAAAGACCGGTTCATCGCGGGCGGTTACGCGGCCGCCTGGTCATTGATCAGGGCCATGCCGGAGAAAACGGCCTACCGCCTGTTCGACCGCATCGCCGATCGGGTCTGGAAGCGGCGCGGCCCGCAGGTCCTGCAGTTGGAGGCCAACCTGCTCAGGGTCCTGGGCAAGGACACCACGCCGGAGTCGCTGGCCGCTACGTCGCGCAAGGGGATGCGATCGGCGATGCGGTACTACTGCGAGGCCTTCCGGCTCAACGGCTGGGACCGGCGCCGCCTCGTGGACAGCGTCGACATCGCGGACGAAGACCGGGCACGCCTGGCCGAAGCGGTCCGCCCGGAGCGCGGCGCGGTGCTGGCGCTGGGCCACACCGGAAACTACGACCACGCCGGGGCCTGGCTCGTCGCGACCTTCTCGATCGGGTTCACCACGGTCGCCGAGAACCTCAAGCCCGAGGCGGTCGCCGAGCGGTTCTGGGCCTATCGGCGCAAGCTCGGCATGGAGGTGCTGCCGCACGACGGCGGACCCGCTGTCTTCGGAACCCTGGCGCGGCGGCTGCGCGAGGGTGGCACCGTCTGCCTGGTCGCGGATCGCGACCTGGGCGCCTCCGGAGTCCCGGTGGACTTCTTCGGCGAGACCACCCGGATCGCCGCCGGACCGGCGGCGCTCGCGGTGCAGACCGGGTGCCGGGTGTATCCGGCGAGCCTCTGGTATCCGGGCCCGGGCCGGCTGGGGATCAGAATCCACCCGGAGATCCCGGTGCCGCCCGACGGCACCCGGCGGGAGAAGATCGCCCGGATGACGCAGACGCTCGCGGACGCCTACGCCGAGGGGATCGCCGCGCATCCCGAGGACTGGCACATGCTGCAGAAGTACTTCCTGGCCGACCTGGATCCCGGCAAGCCGCCGGCACCGGACGGGCGGCCGTCGCCGAGGGGCCACGATCAGGACAGCCCGGTCTGA
- a CDS encoding RICIN domain-containing protein: MFDLIPQLFHRLAAAGQRLSRHHIRLDHRNGKEPKMRKGLTTMGRTAVVLAAVATALTVAAPAQAASETYKNAYTGNCLDGDGGGEIYPLACNGGSFQSWDVIANSDGSRTFRNVATGLCLDNNDTQAVYGHSCNGGNNQQWWISRAYGLIGFENKQTGRCLRDVGDDIRAPRRGTATCAAASSRQRWG, encoded by the coding sequence TTGTTCGACCTCATCCCGCAGCTCTTCCACCGCCTGGCTGCCGCCGGTCAGCGTCTATCCCGGCACCACATCCGGCTCGATCACCGCAACGGGAAGGAACCGAAGATGCGCAAGGGCCTCACGACAATGGGCAGAACGGCGGTTGTTCTCGCCGCTGTCGCCACGGCGCTCACCGTGGCCGCGCCCGCTCAGGCTGCCTCGGAAACGTACAAGAACGCCTACACGGGCAACTGCCTCGACGGCGACGGGGGCGGCGAGATCTACCCGCTCGCCTGCAACGGCGGATCGTTCCAGAGCTGGGACGTGATCGCCAACAGCGACGGAAGCCGGACATTCCGCAACGTCGCGACCGGACTCTGCCTCGACAACAACGACACCCAGGCGGTGTACGGGCATTCGTGCAACGGCGGCAACAACCAGCAGTGGTGGATCAGCCGTGCCTACGGCCTGATCGGCTTCGAGAACAAGCAGACCGGGCGCTGCCTGCGCGACGTGGGTGACGACATCCGGGCACCCCGGCGCGGAACCGCGACCTGCGCCGCCGCGAGCAGCCGCCAGCGCTGGGGCTGA
- a CDS encoding tetratricopeptide repeat protein → MAEIPDVSRRGRREDLLDAALPAHRLAFATRLRELRRECGQPPYRTLSRLAHCGSGSLSEAASGRRLPTWETTRGYVTGCLRHAGRESEIDRSLPRWRRLWEDTEVRDKAHRLDLPATPVPAAAAPAAPGRGRSRRPIAAVVAVLVLIATMAASGARPSAPTAMTGLFNILMVPFEGFPATAGGLERTLARELEQWARGETAVQTRGPAQVARVAARDAHARELALTRLGTDHNADVVLTALLRPDGDTWTVVIDIVLTERVFAETPEFVGRHELTLTEPPDVIRGNLEVNQQLADDAVRYVQAVVAFVRGLGRYALDDYPGAEREFRTADGGLAEPVRPITGHAAVILLMLGNAVGRTGRYTEAAETFRRALARSPGYPRATIGLAEALRAGTTCGTGDDAPLRRALELYERALPASGGALIEMKTRLGLGLAYQCLSLGATPHWAQADEQFAGVLRAHRGWAAGGEARRQSQRLAAEARAGQALTAWRTGHLTAAAAAYEEAVSMLHAIGVVRPTIQDRERIFLRNLRDTYLAMNATRQAEAVNARLIRAGGVP, encoded by the coding sequence GTGGCCGAGATCCCTGACGTTTCGCGGCGGGGACGTCGCGAGGACCTGCTGGACGCCGCGTTGCCCGCGCATCGGCTCGCCTTCGCCACCCGGCTCCGCGAGCTGCGGCGCGAGTGCGGCCAGCCGCCCTACCGCACGCTCAGTCGGCTCGCGCACTGCGGCTCGGGCTCGCTGTCCGAGGCCGCGAGCGGCCGCAGATTGCCGACCTGGGAGACGACCCGCGGGTACGTGACCGGGTGCCTGCGCCACGCCGGCCGGGAGAGCGAAATAGACCGCTCGCTGCCCCGGTGGCGCCGGCTGTGGGAGGACACCGAGGTCCGCGACAAGGCGCACCGCCTCGACCTCCCGGCGACACCGGTGCCCGCGGCGGCTGCCCCAGCGGCCCCGGGGCGCGGCCGATCACGACGGCCGATCGCCGCCGTCGTCGCCGTACTGGTGCTGATAGCGACCATGGCTGCCAGCGGCGCGAGGCCGTCCGCACCGACGGCCATGACCGGCCTGTTCAACATCCTGATGGTGCCGTTCGAAGGATTCCCGGCCACGGCCGGCGGGCTGGAGCGCACGCTGGCCCGCGAGCTGGAGCAGTGGGCGCGCGGCGAGACCGCCGTGCAGACGCGTGGCCCGGCCCAGGTCGCCCGGGTGGCTGCCCGGGACGCACACGCCCGAGAACTGGCCCTGACCAGGCTCGGCACGGACCACAACGCCGACGTCGTGCTGACCGCTCTGCTGCGACCGGACGGCGACACCTGGACCGTGGTGATCGACATCGTGCTCACCGAGCGGGTCTTCGCCGAGACGCCCGAGTTCGTCGGCCGCCACGAGCTCACCCTGACCGAGCCGCCCGATGTGATCCGGGGCAACCTCGAGGTCAACCAGCAGTTGGCGGACGATGCGGTCCGCTACGTGCAGGCCGTGGTGGCGTTCGTCCGCGGGCTGGGCCGGTACGCGCTCGACGACTATCCCGGCGCCGAGCGTGAGTTCCGGACGGCCGACGGCGGGCTGGCCGAGCCGGTCCGGCCGATCACCGGGCACGCCGCGGTGATCCTGCTGATGCTGGGCAACGCCGTCGGCCGCACCGGGCGGTACACGGAGGCAGCGGAGACCTTCCGGCGGGCGTTGGCGCGCAGCCCGGGATACCCGCGCGCCACGATCGGCCTGGCCGAGGCGCTGCGGGCCGGAACGACCTGCGGCACGGGCGACGACGCGCCGCTGCGGCGCGCGCTGGAGCTCTACGAGCGGGCGCTACCGGCCTCCGGTGGCGCCCTGATCGAGATGAAGACGCGGCTCGGGCTGGGGCTGGCGTACCAGTGCCTGAGCCTGGGCGCGACACCGCACTGGGCGCAAGCCGACGAGCAGTTCGCGGGGGTGCTGCGAGCCCACCGGGGCTGGGCAGCGGGCGGGGAGGCGCGCCGGCAGTCGCAGCGGCTGGCGGCGGAGGCCAGAGCCGGGCAGGCCCTGACGGCCTGGCGCACCGGGCACCTGACCGCCGCCGCGGCAGCCTACGAGGAGGCGGTGAGCATGCTGCACGCCATCGGCGTGGTCCGGCCCACCATCCAGGACCGTGAACGGATCTTCCTGCGGAACCTGCGCGACACGTACCTGGCGATGAACGCGACCCGTCAGGCCGAAGCGGTCAACGCCCGGCTGATCCGTGCCGGCGGGGTGCCATGA